One stretch of Calderihabitans maritimus DNA includes these proteins:
- a CDS encoding YgiT-type zinc finger protein has protein sequence MNRCYLCWGSLEKKRVEVIREKDGRMIVIKDVPAEVCNQCGEKYFGPEATFRMRELLEAQEVPGEKTISVPVRSFDALKLSQVQK, from the coding sequence ATGAACAGATGTTATCTATGTTGGGGGAGCTTAGAGAAAAAAAGAGTAGAGGTGATTAGAGAGAAAGATGGTAGAATGATAGTTATAAAGGATGTCCCTGCTGAGGTTTGCAACCAGTGTGGTGAAAAATATTTTGGGCCTGAAGCAACTTTCCGGATGAGAGAACTGTTAGAGGCGCAAGAAGTTCCCGGAGAGAAGACCATTAGTGTTCCTGTTCGCTCGTTTGATGCATTAAAGTTAAGTCAGGTTCAAAAGTGA